CGTGTAGTGGGCCTTTAATTCGAAAGGCTCCGGCTTCCGTTCCTCAGCAAAGACGACGACCGCCAGCAGCGCAACAAGCAATAAGAGTGCAGACTTCATCAGTTCTCCGATTCGAGATTGGAAGGGTTGAGAATAAAAAGGATGAAATTACGCGTCTGGGGAGAGAACGTCAAATCGGCAAAAAAGGGCAATTGAACGAGGTGTTCGGAACACTCTCCCGAAGGCAATGCCGGCTTGCAAGCCGCCAATTTCGTGGCCGACACTATTACTTCCGAGTTGCCGACCATCCGGGAGTTCGGGCTGCGATGATCACAAGCGCGTTTCTCGGGGAACGATCACTAATTTCATCTCGACTCGATGAGCGTTTGCAGCACGGCTTCCAGCGCGACTTTTCCCTTTCGAGAGCCAGCCTCAGCGCTCTCGAACTCGATCCAGCCTTCGTTGAAGACATCAAGCATCTTGATGCGGGGTGTGGGGTTCTTCATGCCCTGCGATTTGAATAGCGACTCCCAAGTTTCGCGCGGTACCGGTTCCATTCTCACAGGACGGCCAAGCAGATCAGCGAAGGTGGTCGCGATCTCGTTAGGAGTCACACGATGCGGCCCCTACAACTCGACGACTCTGTGGCCTTTCCAGGTCTCCTGGAGCAGTTCGGCAGCTACACGGCCAATGTCGGCTGTGGCAACCATCGGTACCGGCTTATCGATGGGTTGCAGGAAGCTCAGAATCACACCGTCATTGGTCGCCGAAGCGACATCCCAGCTACAGTTCTCCATGAACCATCCTGGCCGCAGAAAGGTAATCGGCATCGACAACTCTCCAAGCACTTGCTCGATAATGGTGTGCTGCGTAAGCAGGTTCGATTGAGTCGCCTGTGCGCCGATCGTGGACAGGTATGCGACTCTGCCCGGACGCGCTGCCGCGAGCGCCGATCTCAATGTGGCGGCCGTCGCTCGCGCCTCGTGAAAGTCTGGCGACGGATCGAAGTTCGGCGGAATGAGCACGAACACGCTTTCGGCCCCTTTGAATGCTGAGGTGAGCGCCCCAGCATCATTGATATCCGCACGCACGAGGTCGCAGCCAAGCTGTGCCCAAGCTTCGCCTTTACGGAGGTCGCGCACCACAGCTCGGACAGGCTGGTTACCGGCCAGAAGGTTGCGCGCCACCTCTCCACCAACTTTGCCGGTGATTCCAGTAATTGCAAACATTGGATTGGTTTCTCCTTGACCGTTCAAAGGCAGTTCCGCTCATGACGGCGAACGATCGTAAGAATAAAAATCACAGCCAAAGAATGGACTAGGCGGCGCTTTTCGATTGACCAGTGAAGTCCTTCGGCGTCAGCACATCGTTGAGGCCTATCCGACGCAGGAGTTCAGCGCGTACCCTGTCGCAAACCATGTTTACAACCTCCGCACCATCCTG
This Terriglobales bacterium DNA region includes the following protein-coding sequences:
- a CDS encoding NmrA family NAD(P)-binding protein, producing the protein MFAITGITGKVGGEVARNLLAGNQPVRAVVRDLRKGEAWAQLGCDLVRADINDAGALTSAFKGAESVFVLIPPNFDPSPDFHEARATAATLRSALAAARPGRVAYLSTIGAQATQSNLLTQHTIIEQVLGELSMPITFLRPGWFMENCSWDVASATNDGVILSFLQPIDKPVPMVATADIGRVAAELLQETWKGHRVVEL